A window of Pseudomonadota bacterium contains these coding sequences:
- a CDS encoding tetratricopeptide repeat protein → MEPLRFEQGGIEVRISKVIDVYTMHVISGAAVLFVCLTLIAVPDQAHEKAARIAESSRTVCGVNTSGESRLGSQPKVPGAKAYSQARRYHYGDGVDKDMVEALRYYEQSASEGYLPAKTALGWIYLDGIGVDVDLDKAVQWIFPAAEAGDAEAQFYRGFMHHQGRGVEKDALEGEAWYLRAIAQDYIHAMHWLAELYRTDRNDTDTARFFHEAAAVLGHRRSMFILGVMFQDGLGVEVHRETAMYWFEHAAKLGDADAQFNLAVNHQWHGDTEEDDRQALYWYLQAAKQKHALAMSNIAQLYFDGDIVERDFVKARKWFLQAAEQGLVVAMDKLGIIFRDGNGVEKDHNTALEWMFKGVEQESSLSIYNVGMMHYTGWGVPQDFEIAKEWVTRAANLGNAEAQAMLGEFNRVDKHYERNYEQAFYWHQKAAAQGQGASIINLGVLYENGLGIEKSLEQAVSLYTQSAELGWAQAQYNMCSLHLEGRGVKQDFDKSIKFCRQAAEQGHAAAQLNLAYHYYSGKGVDADVTAAFAWYQKAALQGIVEAQLTLARMYSAGEGVAVNLAQARLWLQAAADNGSEYAQQNLNMFDDFN, encoded by the coding sequence ATGGAGCCATTGCGATTCGAGCAGGGAGGCATTGAAGTGAGAATCAGCAAAGTCATCGACGTTTACACAATGCACGTGATTTCAGGTGCGGCTGTGCTTTTCGTGTGTTTGACGCTGATCGCCGTGCCAGATCAAGCGCACGAAAAGGCAGCCAGAATAGCTGAGTCATCACGTACTGTTTGTGGTGTCAATACGTCGGGGGAAAGTCGCCTCGGGTCGCAGCCAAAGGTGCCGGGTGCGAAAGCGTATAGCCAGGCCCGACGATATCATTATGGTGATGGTGTCGATAAGGACATGGTAGAGGCGCTGCGGTACTACGAACAATCCGCATCGGAAGGGTACCTTCCCGCTAAGACGGCCCTCGGCTGGATCTATCTCGATGGCATCGGTGTCGATGTTGATCTCGATAAAGCGGTGCAATGGATTTTTCCGGCGGCCGAGGCTGGCGACGCTGAGGCGCAGTTCTATCGTGGGTTTATGCACCATCAGGGACGTGGCGTCGAGAAAGACGCGCTGGAAGGAGAGGCGTGGTATCTCCGCGCGATTGCGCAAGATTATATTCATGCGATGCACTGGCTTGCGGAGCTGTATCGGACTGACCGTAACGACACAGACACTGCCCGGTTCTTTCACGAGGCCGCGGCGGTGCTCGGGCATCGGCGTTCGATGTTTATTCTTGGCGTGATGTTCCAGGACGGGCTGGGCGTTGAGGTGCACCGCGAAACGGCCATGTATTGGTTTGAGCATGCCGCGAAGTTGGGCGATGCCGATGCGCAGTTTAATCTTGCTGTGAACCATCAGTGGCACGGTGACACCGAAGAGGACGATAGACAGGCACTCTACTGGTACCTGCAGGCCGCGAAGCAAAAGCATGCGCTGGCGATGAGCAATATCGCGCAGCTGTATTTTGATGGCGATATTGTCGAGCGGGACTTTGTCAAGGCGCGTAAATGGTTCCTTCAGGCGGCGGAGCAGGGCCTGGTCGTAGCCATGGACAAGCTCGGCATTATTTTTCGTGACGGTAATGGCGTTGAGAAAGACCACAACACGGCGCTGGAGTGGATGTTCAAAGGCGTCGAACAAGAATCCTCGCTGTCGATCTATAACGTCGGCATGATGCACTACACCGGCTGGGGCGTACCGCAAGACTTCGAGATTGCCAAAGAGTGGGTGACACGCGCCGCAAACCTCGGGAATGCTGAAGCTCAGGCGATGCTGGGCGAGTTTAATCGGGTGGACAAACACTACGAAAGAAACTACGAACAGGCCTTTTATTGGCATCAAAAGGCGGCAGCGCAAGGGCAGGGCGCGTCCATAATCAATCTTGGGGTGTTGTATGAGAACGGGCTCGGCATTGAGAAGAGCCTTGAGCAAGCAGTCAGCCTTTACACACAAAGCGCGGAACTCGGCTGGGCGCAGGCGCAGTACAATATGTGCAGCCTGCATCTGGAAGGGCGAGGCGTCAAACAGGATTTTGATAAGAGCATTAAGTTTTGCCGACAAGCTGCCGAACAGGGCCATGCCGCGGCTCAACTCAACCTCGCCTACCATTATTACTCAGGCAAGGGAGTCGATGCAGACGTTACGGCTGCCTTTGCCTGGTACCAAAAAGCCGCTCTTCAGGGCATCGTGGAAGCGCAACTGACGCTGGCGAGAATGTATTCCGCCGGCGAGGGTGTTGCGGTTAATCTCGCACAGGCTCGGCTTTGGCTGCAGGCGGCGGCGGATAACGGCAGCGAATATGCCCAGCAGAATCTGAATATGTTCGATGACTTTAATTAG
- the ung gene encoding uracil-DNA glycosylase gives MSNREIQLDDSWLQHLKSEFEQPYMQQLSAFLRQEKASGQVIYPRGKDIFAALNHTPFNKVKVVILGQDPYHGPNQAHGLSFSVPKGERIPPSLINIYKEIETDLGLPQPTHGNLLDWADQGVLLLNSVLTVRRAQAASHRDKGWERFTDQLIAQLNQHREHLVFMLWGSYAQKKGQTIDRSKHAIFTAPHPSPLSAHRGFLGCKHFSQCNVYLEQHSIEPIDWSIQP, from the coding sequence ATGAGCAACCGTGAGATACAACTCGACGACAGCTGGCTGCAGCACCTGAAAAGCGAGTTTGAGCAGCCCTACATGCAACAGCTCAGCGCCTTTTTGCGCCAGGAAAAAGCGAGCGGCCAGGTCATCTACCCACGCGGCAAAGACATCTTCGCCGCGTTAAACCACACGCCGTTCAATAAAGTAAAGGTGGTGATCTTGGGACAAGATCCGTATCACGGACCTAACCAGGCCCACGGCCTGTCGTTTTCTGTTCCGAAGGGCGAACGCATCCCGCCTTCGCTGATTAACATTTATAAAGAAATCGAAACGGACCTGGGCCTGCCCCAACCCACTCACGGCAATTTACTGGACTGGGCCGATCAAGGTGTTTTGCTTCTTAACAGCGTACTCACAGTGCGTCGCGCGCAAGCGGCCAGCCATCGGGATAAAGGCTGGGAGCGCTTTACCGACCAACTGATCGCGCAGCTCAATCAGCATCGAGAGCACCTCGTGTTTATGCTGTGGGGAAGCTACGCACAGAAAAAAGGGCAGACGATCGATCGCAGTAAACACGCCATCTTTACGGCACCGCATCCGTCGCCACTGTCGGCGCATCGCGGCTTTCTAGGATGCAAACACTTCTCTCAGTGTAATGTGTACCTTGAACAACACAGCATTGAGCCGATTGACTGGTCGATTCAACCTTAA
- the trmA gene encoding tRNA (uridine(54)-C5)-methyltransferase TrmA, with the protein MTVFALTHASDQIDFAHKLSRFRDQLTAVGVSEAVTQHVDTFTSPATQYRMRAEFRIWHDGDTCAYAMHDPRDKRVYTIEEFAPASRRINDAMPRLIERINQTPELKKRLFQVEFLSTLTNELLISLIYHRQLDEQWDVLATALGNELDCFIIGRARKQRRVLHQDFVTESLTIHGDTYRYQQVENSFTQPNALICEKMIEWAVTHTRDSQAHDLLELYCGNGNFTLPLAQNFRRVLATEISKVSVRSAHYNLALNHIDNVVIARLSSEEFVEAHTKVRPFRRLKDIDLEAYRFDTVFVDPPRSGLDARTLRLVSQFDRIVYISCNPQTLVENLRDLQGISRHTVTRAAAFDQFPTTPHLEVGVVLHTPNEH; encoded by the coding sequence GTGACAGTGTTTGCCTTGACCCACGCTTCTGACCAAATCGACTTCGCGCACAAACTCAGCCGGTTTCGTGACCAACTCACCGCCGTCGGCGTGTCGGAGGCCGTGACGCAACACGTCGATACGTTCACGTCGCCCGCGACGCAGTACCGCATGCGAGCGGAGTTTCGCATCTGGCATGACGGTGACACCTGCGCCTACGCCATGCACGATCCCCGTGACAAGCGGGTCTACACCATCGAGGAGTTTGCGCCCGCGTCTCGGCGAATCAATGACGCCATGCCGCGATTGATTGAGCGGATTAATCAAACACCCGAGCTCAAAAAGCGGCTGTTCCAGGTTGAGTTTCTGTCGACGCTCACCAACGAGTTATTGATCAGCCTCATCTATCACCGGCAACTCGATGAACAGTGGGACGTACTCGCCACGGCACTGGGCAACGAATTGGATTGCTTTATTATTGGGCGAGCGCGCAAACAGCGGCGCGTTCTACACCAGGACTTTGTCACCGAGTCATTGACGATCCATGGCGACACCTACCGCTATCAGCAAGTCGAAAACAGCTTTACGCAACCCAACGCGCTCATCTGTGAGAAAATGATTGAGTGGGCGGTCACCCACACCCGCGACAGCCAGGCGCATGATCTGCTTGAGCTCTATTGCGGCAACGGTAACTTTACGCTGCCACTGGCACAGAATTTCCGTCGCGTGCTCGCCACGGAAATCTCCAAAGTCTCGGTGCGCTCTGCGCACTACAATCTTGCCCTAAATCACATCGACAACGTGGTCATTGCGCGGCTCTCCAGCGAAGAATTCGTCGAAGCACACACAAAAGTCAGGCCTTTTCGCCGACTCAAAGACATCGATCTGGAGGCCTATCGTTTTGACACGGTTTTTGTCGACCCACCCCGTTCCGGACTGGATGCTCGCACGCTACGGTTAGTCAGTCAGTTCGATCGAATCGTCTACATTTCCTGCAACCCGCAAACGCTGGTGGAAAACCTACGCGATTTACAGGGAATCAGCCGCCACACGGTTACCCGGGCCGCGGCATTTGATCAGTTTCCAACTACGCCGCACCTCGAGGTGGGTGTCGTACTGCACACACCCAATGAGCACTAA
- a CDS encoding tail fiber domain-containing protein, with amino-acid sequence MYPTRNALVSVLCLFALIAYGSIATAQSNQSISYQGYLTGNDGQAQLDPVTVEFVLYTVESGGTPVWSESQLVVPSQGLFSVDLGSALNPFPAGLFDTDVYLGIRVGTDSEMTPRVAFSSAPYTYRANRADDAQTLNGLSASDLDQSDELSALDAEFTSFETIVDQFAADVTLSLSAFNTDFLDLEQNVNGISQSITTLDNAVDALQSSNTQLNSSLDATNTTVQLIETNINQIESDITGLQPLLLASCLPGSAIRAIQPDGSIDCEFDDTPAWNENATNGLLSVSDYSVGIGLTAPEAKLQVDADTGEDGLRVRIDGTTRLMAHRNGSVSVGQLIAGPSNGMRVLGKSILSSNSPAATPNDAHVRIEESNWQFQLDNNTAGGSEWYFGSSADAWSAGPGKFVLSPTTVSSNAAVVVDQNRRMGLQMINPSTTLHIGDGTDVAPSGGAFLTLGQDSGANVAIDNNEIMARFNGSASTLSLNAEGGEVQINGSGVFSDSALEVTGQLRIENGAAGLGGLLFTHLSGAPALVPENPGVAILGRADKSLDRLYSVLYFAESLVNFLAYSDRRLKSNIEPIENALDKILQLDGVSYHLDLSPVYGPDDQRAGTEAAIQRDQMGFVAQDVAKVLPQLVKEDDQSGMQTVAYMGLIPVLVEGMKQQQAQITALTEQLNEQAATIDELKRR; translated from the coding sequence ATGTACCCAACTCGAAACGCCCTAGTATCTGTGCTCTGCCTGTTCGCCCTGATCGCCTATGGGTCGATCGCGACGGCACAATCGAACCAGAGCATCAGCTACCAAGGCTACCTAACCGGTAATGATGGGCAAGCGCAGCTCGACCCGGTTACCGTCGAGTTTGTGCTGTATACGGTTGAGTCGGGTGGCACACCGGTATGGTCCGAATCGCAGCTTGTCGTGCCGAGTCAGGGTTTGTTTTCCGTTGATCTGGGATCAGCGCTGAACCCATTCCCCGCCGGCTTATTCGACACCGACGTGTATCTTGGCATCCGCGTTGGCACAGACAGCGAAATGACGCCGCGCGTGGCGTTTTCGTCTGCGCCCTACACCTATCGCGCCAACCGAGCGGACGATGCACAGACACTCAATGGACTCAGCGCCAGCGACCTGGATCAATCCGATGAACTCAGTGCACTCGACGCAGAGTTCACTTCGTTCGAGACGATCGTCGACCAATTCGCCGCAGACGTGACTCTTTCACTAAGCGCGTTTAATACGGACTTTCTCGACCTTGAGCAAAATGTCAACGGTATCTCGCAATCGATCACGACGCTGGATAATGCGGTGGACGCGCTTCAGTCCAGTAATACCCAATTAAACAGCAGTCTGGACGCAACCAATACAACGGTGCAGCTCATCGAAACCAACATCAACCAGATCGAATCCGATATCACTGGACTGCAGCCATTGCTACTTGCAAGCTGCTTGCCTGGATCAGCCATTCGCGCCATTCAACCGGACGGCAGTATTGACTGTGAGTTCGACGATACGCCGGCCTGGAACGAGAATGCGACGAATGGGCTCCTGTCCGTGAGCGACTACAGTGTGGGTATCGGCTTAACCGCGCCAGAGGCGAAGCTTCAGGTTGATGCGGACACCGGGGAGGACGGTTTGCGTGTGCGCATTGACGGAACAACTCGGTTAATGGCACACAGAAACGGCAGCGTATCGGTGGGTCAACTTATTGCCGGACCATCCAACGGCATGCGTGTGTTGGGCAAGAGCATTCTCTCTTCGAACAGTCCGGCCGCCACTCCCAATGATGCGCATGTGCGCATTGAAGAGAGCAACTGGCAATTTCAGCTCGACAACAACACCGCCGGTGGCAGCGAATGGTATTTCGGCTCGAGCGCCGACGCGTGGAGCGCGGGCCCGGGCAAGTTCGTCTTGTCGCCCACCACAGTGTCGTCTAATGCCGCCGTCGTGGTGGACCAAAACCGCCGGATGGGACTGCAAATGATCAACCCTTCGACAACTTTGCATATCGGTGACGGTACCGATGTGGCGCCAAGCGGTGGCGCGTTCTTGACGCTGGGTCAGGATTCAGGTGCCAATGTGGCGATTGACAACAACGAGATCATGGCGCGATTCAATGGCAGTGCCTCAACACTCTCGCTGAATGCCGAGGGCGGTGAGGTACAAATTAATGGTTCTGGCGTGTTTTCCGACAGCGCGCTGGAAGTCACCGGTCAGCTGCGTATCGAAAACGGTGCCGCGGGACTCGGTGGTTTGCTGTTTACTCATTTATCCGGCGCGCCGGCCTTGGTACCTGAAAACCCCGGCGTGGCCATTCTCGGCAGAGCCGACAAATCGCTTGATCGCCTGTACAGCGTGCTCTATTTCGCCGAATCACTGGTCAACTTTCTGGCGTATTCAGATCGACGGCTTAAGTCGAATATCGAACCCATTGAGAACGCTCTCGATAAAATACTGCAGCTTGACGGCGTGTCCTACCATTTGGACTTATCACCCGTCTACGGCCCGGACGATCAACGCGCCGGAACAGAAGCGGCCATCCAGCGCGATCAGATGGGCTTTGTTGCCCAGGATGTGGCTAAAGTGCTACCGCAGTTGGTCAAAGAAGACGACCAGTCGGGCATGCAGACCGTCGCCTACATGGGCTTGATCCCGGTGTTGGTTGAGGGCATGAAACAACAGCAAGCGCAGATCACGGCATTGACCGAACAGCTGAACGAACAAGCGGCAACCATCGACGAGCTGAAACGTCGCTAA
- a CDS encoding dockerin type I domain-containing protein: MKYAVCLFSLLIVVGPPDTKAQSPQSEQFQIKWSVVDAGGAATSSANYFLEGSVGQSALARSQSPSYTINAGFFAAPDSDDDWVRDFMDNCLFDPNQNQLDSDGDTYGNRCDADLDNSGVANFVDYVILTNAFLADSSAPNWNPDADFNGDGIINFIDIAQFQFFFLQAPGPSGITQ, from the coding sequence ATGAAATACGCCGTATGCCTATTCAGTTTACTGATCGTGGTGGGGCCGCCCGATACGAAGGCGCAGTCGCCGCAAAGTGAGCAGTTTCAAATCAAGTGGTCGGTGGTGGACGCGGGCGGCGCGGCGACGTCGTCGGCCAACTATTTCTTGGAGGGATCGGTGGGGCAGAGTGCGTTGGCGCGTTCGCAGAGCCCAAGCTATACCATCAATGCGGGATTTTTTGCGGCACCCGATAGTGACGATGATTGGGTGCGCGACTTTATGGACAATTGCCTGTTTGACCCCAATCAGAATCAACTTGACTCGGATGGCGACACGTATGGCAATCGGTGCGATGCCGACCTGGATAACAGCGGCGTGGCCAATTTTGTGGATTACGTCATTTTAACAAACGCGTTTCTGGCTGACAGCAGCGCGCCAAACTGGAATCCGGATGCCGATTTTAATGGCGATGGCATCATCAACTTTATCGATATCGCTCAGTTTCAGTTTTTCTTTTTGCAAGCGCCCGGGCCAAGCGGTATCACTCAGTGA
- a CDS encoding response regulator transcription factor has product MKTHFTTSAVIMDTARVMIIEDDGPTRARLVDEVTATDGLELSASVDSCAAARQHLASHESPDVMLVDLGLPDGSGIDLIKESRTLTPLPEVMVISVFGDEKHLISAIEAGATGYLLKDADNVAESIQQLVKGGSPISSSLARHLLKRFRPDTVHTATDSAEMPQLTPRETQVLQLIAKGFTFAEIADTLELSIHTISSHVKNTYRKLEVRSRSEAVFEAVQRGIVDL; this is encoded by the coding sequence ATGAAGACACATTTCACAACCTCTGCGGTCATCATGGACACAGCGCGGGTAATGATCATTGAAGACGACGGGCCAACCCGGGCGCGCTTGGTCGACGAGGTGACGGCCACCGATGGACTTGAGCTGTCAGCGAGCGTCGACAGTTGTGCGGCGGCCCGTCAGCACCTGGCCTCACACGAGTCGCCGGATGTCATGCTCGTTGATCTGGGCTTGCCAGACGGTAGCGGCATCGACCTGATCAAAGAATCTCGCACCTTGACGCCGTTGCCGGAGGTCATGGTAATCAGCGTGTTTGGCGATGAAAAACACCTGATTTCGGCTATCGAAGCGGGTGCAACAGGGTATTTGTTAAAAGATGCCGACAATGTCGCGGAGTCGATCCAGCAGTTGGTGAAGGGGGGCTCGCCAATCAGCTCGTCTTTGGCGCGTCACCTGCTTAAACGATTTCGGCCCGACACCGTGCACACGGCGACAGACTCGGCCGAGATGCCGCAATTGACACCACGAGAAACACAGGTACTGCAGCTCATAGCGAAAGGGTTCACCTTTGCGGAGATTGCCGATACGCTCGAGTTGTCTATCCATACAATCAGCTCGCATGTCAAAAACACGTATCGCAAACTGGAAGTCCGATCGCGCAGCGAGGCGGTGTTTGAGGCCGTTCAACGTGGCATTGTCGATCTTTAG
- a CDS encoding ATP-binding protein, whose amino-acid sequence MSQRNRIILALLLCALLYVAAVAILMSKRPTSAPASIDSISFFNAKTGLIESVTSEAKLNDRYGACADCRSFYYRMTSVIDGESDFAIYSPYSLHTIRFEVNGKTLVPQRAASSPTGSQLYPIPNEWLPNTANRTLSFGAHSAQPFTAPIYIDSAQLLSNYDYLQTWRHQLAPDFATLVAVIVGLLMGALWLQQNDKPEFGYLAMTSLGWSIYHFVGSSSPLDMLSEWAVTAAVLMSTIVFSSLFLFQLSRSDFSQHHAGSGAVWRHSGGWLMPLASLVGLITLALIVMGYHQSVSLSTSVGVLLWALSLLMLRESVACFWYGSRPRWYIIPLMVLTLLSAHDGLALLIQSERVQVGALHFAVPIFLASFAWKLLSNYIDRLSFAQARNRELDLAVREKTAQLEQQYQQMQALESERLLARERERIMRDMHDGVGGQLVSAMALLTRDTTSPQLVSEALKEALTDMRLMIDSLEPIDNDLNAVLAMFRDRMNPGLAAANVTLKWSVSDLPTCSQLGPAGVLAILRILQESTTNAIKHARASAIELAATYTEDHISIQVIDDGIGFDVDTVRRGHGIKNMAKRASDFGIQHELISRDGKGTEVRLLIPR is encoded by the coding sequence TTGAGCCAGCGCAATCGTATTATTTTAGCGCTACTGCTCTGTGCACTGCTCTATGTCGCGGCCGTTGCCATATTGATGTCAAAAAGGCCAACCAGCGCGCCCGCATCGATCGATTCTATTTCGTTTTTCAACGCAAAAACCGGACTCATCGAGTCGGTCACGAGTGAGGCCAAACTCAATGATCGCTATGGTGCCTGTGCGGACTGTCGCTCTTTTTATTATCGTATGACGTCGGTGATTGACGGAGAGTCCGATTTTGCTATCTACTCGCCGTATTCTCTTCACACGATCCGTTTTGAGGTGAATGGAAAGACGCTGGTTCCTCAACGCGCGGCATCCAGCCCCACGGGTTCTCAACTTTATCCGATTCCGAACGAATGGCTGCCGAATACGGCCAATCGCACCTTGTCATTTGGCGCCCACAGCGCTCAACCTTTTACCGCTCCGATTTACATTGACTCCGCACAGTTGCTCAGCAACTACGATTATCTCCAAACATGGCGCCATCAACTCGCACCTGATTTTGCCACGCTCGTGGCGGTTATCGTGGGGTTACTTATGGGTGCGCTGTGGCTCCAGCAAAATGACAAGCCTGAATTTGGCTACTTAGCGATGACGTCACTGGGCTGGTCGATCTACCATTTTGTGGGCTCGTCCTCACCGTTAGACATGCTATCCGAGTGGGCGGTTACAGCGGCGGTGCTGATGTCGACGATCGTCTTCAGTTCACTTTTCTTGTTTCAGCTCAGTCGCTCAGATTTTAGCCAGCATCACGCGGGCAGTGGGGCCGTGTGGCGTCACTCGGGCGGATGGTTGATGCCGCTTGCGAGCCTGGTCGGGCTGATTACACTGGCACTCATAGTGATGGGCTATCACCAGTCGGTGTCACTGTCCACCTCGGTCGGCGTGTTGTTATGGGCACTAAGCCTGCTAATGCTGCGTGAGAGCGTTGCGTGCTTTTGGTACGGCTCACGACCGCGTTGGTACATCATTCCGCTGATGGTTTTGACCTTATTGAGCGCCCACGATGGTCTGGCGCTGCTTATTCAGTCGGAGCGTGTGCAAGTTGGCGCGCTCCATTTCGCGGTTCCCATCTTCTTAGCCTCATTTGCTTGGAAACTTTTGTCTAACTACATCGATCGATTGAGTTTTGCGCAGGCGCGCAATCGTGAATTGGATTTGGCTGTTCGAGAAAAAACCGCTCAACTAGAGCAGCAATATCAACAGATGCAGGCGCTGGAGAGCGAACGACTTCTCGCACGTGAACGCGAGCGCATTATGCGTGATATGCATGACGGCGTTGGCGGACAGCTGGTGTCCGCTATGGCCTTGCTCACGCGAGACACCACCTCGCCTCAACTGGTTAGCGAGGCACTAAAAGAAGCGCTCACCGATATGCGTTTGATGATCGATTCGCTCGAACCCATCGATAATGACCTCAATGCGGTGCTGGCGATGTTCCGCGACCGCATGAATCCAGGGCTGGCTGCAGCGAATGTGACGCTAAAATGGAGCGTCTCCGATTTGCCGACCTGCTCGCAGTTGGGGCCAGCCGGTGTGCTGGCTATTTTGCGAATTCTGCAGGAGAGCACGACCAACGCTATAAAGCACGCACGGGCAAGTGCGATTGAGCTTGCAGCAACGTACACGGAAGATCATATTTCCATTCAGGTCATTGATGACGGCATCGGTTTTGACGTCGACACCGTCCGTCGCGGGCACGGGATCAAAAACATGGCCAAACGGGCGAGCGACTTTGGTATACAACACGAGCTGATCAGTCGTGACGGCAAGGGGACTGAAGTACGTTTACTTATTCCTCGTTGA